GAGGATATTGAGCCCTCTGACGTTTGCACAATTAACCTCGGTaaaggaaaggggggaaaaaaagaaaaggaaagaaagaataaCATCTCGTCAGTGTTTTACTTGGGAGTTGATGAGGCGCAAAGTCGTTTTGTTGCCCACGTCTGCGCTGAAGCCCTTGGTTGGAGCTGCGTTGAAGCGAATAACTGCGTCGTGTTCATCTTGGAAGAACAATTGAAccgaattgaattgaactgaactgaaccgAGACAAAGACTTTACTGTCATCAATTTTACTGATGTGCAACAAAATGAAACTATAGTGGTACTCCCTGCCTGCGTTCTTTGCACACTTGAATTCGCACATTCCCGGCTTATACTCTTTGCATTTTTAACTCGTATAAACTAAGATTTCATTCAACTCCTCAGAGAGGAAGAATCTATTGCTctttaaatcattttcttttatgCTTTCCCAAGTTGCTCTTCTTGATGTAAGTTCTGTCAGGACGTACCGATTTGCGACCCGAGCGACGAGTCCCTCATGGAGCCTGAGGACATGACGACGGCACAGCGCTTCATTGGTCCCAGCAGCTCCCTCAGATCCTTTTTGGGTAAAAACGCGTCCCAGTCGTCTCCCGAGAACGGTCCGTCCCCGGCCCTGACTGTCCTGAGGGCCACGCGCTCCTCCACTTCCCGCTGGAGCTCATCTCGGCTCTTGAAGAACTTTTGACGTCTCCTCTTGTAAGGAACGTGGAATTTGTTCACGGCGTTCCACATCTTCACAGAGTGGAATACCTGCTGAGGGACATTGCTGCTGTTCCAGGGAGAGCGGTATTCTTCTTCCAAACACGCGTTGCCTGCAGGTCTCAAGTTCAGGTGGGGCTTGGCGCTTGTCTCACACCTTCCCGTACAGCAGTAAAGACGCCTTTCCGCTGCGACCAGAGGCACCTTTCCACTTGTACTGCGCCAGCAGACGAACATGGTCATGATAGCAACGAGGAAAAATCCCAACTGTAAGCGTTTCCCCCACAACATTCTGAAGCAAGTCATTCTTCGGTGTCGGGCTCTGGTACGACTTCTGGAGAGAAGTAATAGCAGTAGTAGGTGCTCATTACCGATCGTTACCGAGTGCTAGTGACCGTTAGTGACCGTTAGCAGCTCTCGCGCCACACGTCACCGACACAGCTTTCCGCTGTCATTGTCTCGCCGAAGGGTTTCATCCTTCTCTGTTCCTTCTTATGACACTTCCTAATCAAagtgtactttatatttattgCTCTCCTGTGAAGTGCAATAACTTACTTGTTACCGCCCCCACCGCACGACTTCTATAGGACCAAGAAATGTGTACATCCGTTATGAAAATGCACCGATACAATAACTTGAGAACAGCTGCAGTAGAAACAGTCCAGTGACCTTCTGTTGCTGGTCCTCACGTGTTCTGTACCACGTTTACTCTGTTTACTCTGTGACTGACTGTTAATTAGCAAACAGCAGAGCAATTCGTTGTGCTTTGCGCAGGGAGGGTGCAGGGCAGGGACAGGCCATAGCGTGGTGAAACGAGGGGTTTTACACAACCAGGGCAGCCTGAGCTCCCATCCTCTGATCCTCTGAATTCCTCCTCAGCATTCCAGAAGCATTGTTGATGGAGCGGCATTTGGAAGAGTTGGTCACGGTACAAATAAGCCGCTGCTGCTACTGCCCTTTCAGAGCAGCACTGTAAATAGACTCAGAGAAGAGGGTAAAAATAGATGTGTTGCAGAGCAACAGAAGGTACATGTGACACTTGTGAGTCTGTGCTGTACGGCGAACAGCGGCGACCCGGTGCTCGACACCAGGGAGAGAGGTGGGCCGGCAGGTAAGGGGCTGTGCATGCTTTGCTCACCCCTCGACACCAGGGTGTCGCTGTCAGTGTCAGTTTGTACGTCTCCTCCTCCTTGCTCCAAGTTCGGGCAAAGGAGCCCGTTCTTCTCGTGACACTACGCAAAGCGGAGGAATTTCTGTCTAGACCTCAACTGTGGCTCGTGGTACTCTGAAGGAATGAAGGAcgagagcaggaggaagaaaGGTTTTCCCTAGTTGCTATTGAAACGGGACGTTATTCTCACAGTGTGATGTTTCCCTTCAGCAACAGGTTGAAGTACAGCGTAACTTGTTGTAACGCACTGCGGCACTACTGATTGACTTAACCATTTATTAATCATTTGCTAATTGACTTCTTGGGCCCTTAAATGCTTCTTTGCCGCTGGTTTTACaatactcacatttacatttattaatttagcacacacttttctctaaagcgatgtacatctcagagaaatacaatttgtacattacattaggagaaagacatacagtagttgcagacgtgactcttaagtaaacctagtttttctttatgcaccaatgttcatcacacgattAGGTGTTAAAATTCAgcatagactaatcctgatcaccttcttacatatattttttaaaggtacacaaacacacacacacattgtcagaaccgcttgtccctgacggggtcacggggaaccggagcctaacccggcaacacagggcgtaaggccggagggggaggggacacacccaggacgggacgccagtccgtcgcaaggcaccccaagcgggattcgaaccccagacccaccggagagcaggactgcagtccaacccactgcgccaccgcgccccccggtggtacacaaacatttacatacaatacaggagtagtggctgaataaaggctgtatctggggatgctcataaagttacggtgtgtgaacaattacaccgtaaatgagctggagagatcttgggcgaagtgattccagaaaggtgagttttcagactcttctttaatgtagacagagtttctgcagttctgagtgagagggggaggtcattccaacacaacagagccagaactgagaacctccgtgctttactttttatgcatgggaccaccaagcgaacagaagtagacgagcgaaggggtctggttggggtgtagcagttgatcaagtcttgtagatacctgagagcagttctattgatgcatttgtaggcaataaccagggtcttgaattttatccgggcagctataggaagccagtgcagagaaatgagtagaggagatacatgggaacgctttggaaagtcaaacgcaactcgggcagcagcagaagcgttctgtatcaactgtagaggtttgatggcagtagcggaaAGGCCACACagtagagagttgcagtatccagatgggatatcaccatgtcctggacaagtagttgggcagagtcattTGTGAGGTGGGGatggatcctacaaatattatgcaggatgtatctgcagaaccgggttgtggcttcgatgtgctgagagaaagacagactcgtgtcagtcgttactcccagactcttagccaaagaagtaggaaaatgagtgagttgtccagtttgattgatagattgcgacaggaggacaggccaggtGGGAGATGAAgcatctctgttttggagaggttgagttggaggtggtgatcagacatccaagcagagatgagCAGCAATGAGTGCAGAAATGtctgctccaggtggaaaggagaggaagagctaggtatcatcagcataacagTAGTATTTGAacccatgggaggctatgaccgggctgagggaagaggtgaAGATCAAGAAAAGGAGAGGACtcaataccaagccctgcgggacaccagttgagagaggcagaggagaggaacgagagcagaccacttgataggatctgtcagataggtaggactcaaaccatcttagtgccgcacctttgatcctaagctggttaagagaggagagtagaatccggtggttgactgtgttgaatgctgcagacagattgaggaggatgaggaccgaagagagggaggtggctctagacctctggagagcagcagacaccgccagaagcaccatctccatggagtgaccaactaCTGTTTTTTGAGCTGCCTTTCAGTTTCAATTGAGTGACACCTTTTGATGTTTCAACGTTTCGGCACCGGGCATCAGCGCTCCTGCTCTTCTGTCTTCCCACCAGCAGTCGCCGTCACCATGACGATGATGTGGGCCCTCATGCTCAGTTTGCTGCTTGCGGGGAGACCAGGGCTGTCTTGGGGTCAGGAGGACAGCAGTGCGGAGCCATGTGCCAGATGGATGGGAGGAGTGCCAGGGACCCCAGGGCATGATGGTCTTCCAGGAAGAGATGGCAGAGACGGGAAGAATGGCGAGAAGGGAGATGCTGGAGACCCAGGTGAGAAATGGCAGAACAAGTCGTTAATTGTTTCTTGTTTCTCTGCTATACCTCTTCCTTCGGAGGACTACAGGATTGGATCTGTTTCTGGGAACACAGCTGGTGTTCTCCCCTTCGCACAGGTTCCCTCTAGCTGCTCTCTAGGTTTCCAATTTCACCGCTCACGATTCAGTTGAGAAACACAGGGGGCAGGAAAAACCTTGGAAAAGGTTTCTGAGGCTGTTGCATGCGTCGGTGCTGTAGGtctgtgtctgtgctgcagGTACACCGGGGGGGAAAGGCGAGCCAGGAGCGCTTGGGGCTGAGGGTCCACCAGGCCCCCGGGGCTTTCCAGGCAACCCGGGTCTGAAAGGTGCGCGGGGTGAGAGCTCCTTCACGTACCGTTCGGCCTTCAGCGTTGGCCTCGTGAGTCCCGTTGAGTCAGCCAACGTGCCCATCCGCTTCCTTAAGATCTTCTACAACGAGCAGCACCACTACGATGACGTCAGTGGCAAGTTCCGCTGCGCCCTCCCCGGCCTCTACTACTTCACCTACCACCTGGCCGTCAGTGGCAAGGACGTCAAGGTGAGCCTGTACAAGAGCAACAAGCCGGTGGTGTTCACCTTCGACCAGTTCCAGCCGGGCAACCTGGACCAGGCCTCGGGGGCGGTCATCTTGCAACTCATCGCTGGGGACGAGGTTTGGCTGCAGGTATACGGCGAAGAGGAGTTTTCCGGCGTCTACACCGACAGCACCATCGACTCCACGTTCACCGGCTTTCTCCTGTATCCCAACCTGCCCGTGGATCCACTAGCCAACCGCCGCCGTTAGCCGATGCACGGCAGTCACGTCGACAGCAGGGTGCCGGTAGGGGCTGTGCGGTCAGCGGTGTGAAAATAGTGTGAAAAATGTTGCAGGTGTGTGAAGTCACAATGGTACTGATAGCTCGTGAAACACCTGAAAGGTCTCATACCTGCTTGTGTCAAGTCATCGGATCATTCAggtcattgtttttgtttaagttTCACGTCTTGTGTTAATGTCTGATCAGCGAGAGCCGGAAAAGAGGAGACGGTTCTCCTCAGGACTCCTCAGACGGAGGCAGCTACAGCTGGCTCACAAATCAGAGGTACAAAAGGTTGAGAGACATGACTGAGACCCGAAGGATTGTTATATTATAGCCACACTTAATagaattttaatgtattaatgtacagtacaacaTTGGCTCATTGAGTGTCTTCCAGTTCTGCGCTGAAAGACACTTAATGACTCATTGCTTGATGCTGTTGGAGCTCAAATGGTGGTGTCGCAAAATCTGTGTCACGAAAGGATGAGAAGAGGGTCtttaattcatttcattcacGATCAATAACCGGTGTCCAGTCTGAGGGCTGCAATGGTCCGGAACCTATTCTCAAAGTCCGTGACGCAGGCACACAGCAGTTTAGAGTGACACATTCACCCGATGAAcataaaatgttcattaacGTTCATGTTAATGGTGTTGGTTTTGTTGCTGTAGAACTTGACATATATAGAACGTATAGAAAATATTTCTCATGTACATCACTTTCTGAGCTGCTATTGTCTCTCATTCTAGAACTTACATGTTTAATGGGTTAATTAAAGTTACTTCCAGgccattttaatgtttaatgacTCGTCAGTGTTGACACTCAtcaatacactgtgtgtgtacgCCAACACACCACTTATTGTGTTTCACGTCAGCTTTTGAAACACATTATTTTCTATGTACTGCTCACTTTGTCAGAACTTCCCAGGCAAGATTCTCATGACAACATTAAAATGCTCGCAGGAACTGGGTCTTAGCAAGATATCCAGAACATTGCGTGAATTTCACAGTGAGGAATTGGCCATTGGTGCCCTTGAGCGTACAGAGTCAGCAAAACGTTACAGGAACATGAAAGCCCGCAAATTCCTAATTACCatcacaattattattaattataatctAGTGCATTTTGGCAGCTTCTGAATGCCGGTGCATTACCGTAGCATCTATATCCCCTTCCAGCTCCGTCCCCAAAAAGTCCAAGTGGGAAACAGGTCAGGTTTCACTCTGCTGGTGGACGCCCagcggagcagctgccacagcaTAATCTAGTGCTGAATACCATGTATTTTTACATCGGTGCCCGATTTACGAGCAGCAGAAGTCCATTCCAGCCTCATGTTACACCTCTGAAGAAATCTGGGTAAGACCTCTTATACAACTCTTATATCTCAGTCATTTTagtaatgaaattattattaaatacatttaattgttCCATTGTCTTTAATATCTTAAAGTGAACATAGTTTTGTATATCAACACACTAATTACAATTATTGCTCTCAACGGAAGTGCTCCTGACAACTTCGCTTTGGAGTGGAACGAAgcaaaaaagcacaatttacTACATCTGGCCTTACTGAACAGGTCCAGATATTATTATTGGTGCCTTCTAAGTGCAGTTTGGAATAATTGGACACAATTAAATTAGATTTTCCTTTACTTTAAAACATGCGATGACCTGCTATATAAAATTACTTGAACAGAGAGGAGGAATCATTCTCCTGGTTTACATGAGTGTACCTCACTGAGCAGGGTGCAAACAAAGAGCAACAAGGAACAGTCTGAGGATGTCATTACTCGAGTTAATCATTCACAACCTCAAGTTTACAAGTTCATCTCCAGAGACCTTTGTGCTCCTCTTCCCACCACATAGTGGTATGAGGAAGTTACGGTCCatggtgaaataaaaataaatccactAAAGCTCATATAAAGTGCCAAGTGTTTTtggcacattttttctttaaaatatttgtaaaagaaaaatcatcatAAAAACCAGGTGAATAATTGCAAATTTAGCAAAGGAGGGACATGTTTTTATTACTCTTTTTGTTCGAGGGAGGGGGTGAAAACTGCAATTTAACAGACAAGAACAGAGGAAAACACAGGCTGTATACTGACAACAAACGAGTACACGGCACAGACTGTAACGTCACAGGGATTCTAACCCAGAAAAACATGTCACTACAGTGTGAGTGTAATACATCTTTTACCGTGTTCCACTTGCACAGCAGAGCTCGCTGTAGGGGAACTGCCAGGTATCATCAGAGCACTTTCCTGCAACCAATTTTCTTCTCACATCCCTGCGTGTGTGCGATCTACAGGCTCTTTCACGAcgtttgtctgtgtttgtcacTCTTCTTACTTCTTTCTGTACTCTCCACTGTAAAAGCGGCGGTCCTGCGAGTCGTCGTACTTGGGCACCTGCTCTCCATATTCGCCCATGAACTCCTCCAGCCGTGTGGCCATGTGCTCCTGGGGAGGATAGGCTGCGTAAGGCTCCTCCTGGCCGCTCTGGTAGGGCTCGTAACGCTGCTCATCGTAGCCTGGCGTCTCCCGGAAGGGCTCCTTGTGCCGCGTCTGCTCGTCCTGCCGCTCCCTCGGGCCACCTTCTTCCTCTCGTCGCGTGTCACGAGCCACGGCACCAGTAGGGACTTTGGGCTCATCTGCACGTCGCAGGCGACAATTGCGGTCGTACTCAGGGTCGCAGTCCGGGTCCGGTTCAACGACGCCGTTCCGGGTGCCATCGGGGTTCAGGTGGGGCTCATAGGCCTCGCCGGCAGCGCTGTGCTGAGGGGCCTTCCTTCCGCACGCAGGGTTGTACGGGTGGCAGTTGCTCCCAGTGTCTTCGTAGGAAGTTCTGGCGGGGGCCCTGCGCAAGAGGCTCGCCCCACTTGCCTGACTGTTGTCCTGAGCGCCCAGCGGGAGGCACTCCTTGTCGTAGAACATGTAGCAGTCATAGCCCTCCTTGGTCTTTCCCCGCGGCCCCAGGTGGTGACGGGATTCCTCTTCGGCTCCGAGCGGGACGTGGGGCACGGCGTGAGGCGGGGAGCCGGGCTGCTTCTGCAGCGCTGCTGCCGAATTGTACAGGCAGTAGGGGTCGTAATGGGGGTCGCAGGCAGCGCTGGACACCGGCTCGTCCCTCAGGTCACTCTCGTGCTCAGCTTTGCGGCGGCTCGACAGCTTGGACGCGGTGAGAGGATTGCAGTTGTCGTCAAAGACAGGGTTGCAAGGTTGCTCTGCGGGGGCGGAGGACGGTATGCAGTACGGGTCATAGTTTGGGTCACAGGTCGGATACGAGTGGTACGAGTCCGACGGGCTCTTTAGCGCTGCCCTCGGCTCGCAATTCGCGTCTCTCCCGGGGTCGCAGCCGAGGTGCGCGTACGATGGCGCTGGAGCCGAGGCTGCCCTGTAGCCGTAGGCAGCGCGCAAGTGATATTGCAGACATTCGACATCCTTGGCATCACAGATGCGCAGCagctctgcctgctgctggGCCGACAGGAAGGGCTGCGCGACAGGAGCGTAGTAGTAGTAGCTCCCCAAACCCGTGGACTTGgctggagccggagccgaaGCCTGAGCGGCAGGCGCCCGAATGGGGGCTGGCCCTTTAACCCCTGCCGGAGCCATGGCGGCAAGACGGCCCCGAGACCGAAGGCAGTAGGGGTCCCTGTAAGGGTCGCAGGCCTTCACGGGAGCAGGCCTGGACGCCTCTTCCCTGCCTTTGGGTCTGCTCATGTAGGAGGTGACGCAGTCGGGGTTATCCGACTCGGCGCAGGACTTGTAGATCTCGCCCAGGTGACGCAGGTACAGGTCGTAGGATCGGCGCCCCTCTGCCCTGTTCTTGTTTTGCAGGTATGAAAGGTAAATGCGGTCGAGATCCTGAACCTGAGtgaggaggacacacacacacacacacacacacacacagaaactgctatCACACACTGTGCAACTGACGACATTTGTACTACAATAGCAGCGGCAGCAACGACGACAACAAGCTTCTCACAGTTATGTAgctattcatacagcagggtctTTTTGGAGAACACTTCACTGCCGGGGGTTTGACACCGTAACAGGAAACAGGACTCATGCAGGCTACGGGCTGCTGCCTTCACGTCACTCGCATGGGTGTGTTGTTACGACACGACTGCCTTCCGTACACACCAGTGTTTGTCTGTGTGGCTACGTTCACTTGGTCGGGAAGAATTTACGTTTCTCTATACACTTGTGCATTATGTGGCAACACACAGCTAATGTGAACAGCTGCTCACAGGCCTTGTGGACATGTGGACAAAACTCCAGGTCACGCAACGAAGGGTGCAAGTTGAGGCACGAGTGTAACTGTGTCTCTATTGAGTGTATAGCTGTCTATAGCCACTGTGCATTTACGTGTACATgtattatttatcagacgcttttcgccaaagcgacgaatatctcatggaaaatacactgTGTTCATTACTTTAGCAGAAGAGACACtcagatacagacgtgtgactcttaagtgcaattagtttctttccaccatatgaaccataGGTACACGTGACACTGTGCACAacagtccgtgtgtgtgtgtgtgtgtgtgtgtgtgtgtgtgtgtgtgtgtgttcagttcacTCCAGACGTCCCTCTATGTAGTTCACCTTTATCTGTATGACAGGTGCTGTGTGCCAGGActttctctgctgctgtgtatgtttgtttactTCATGTGCACATGAAAATCCCAGTTTATTTCTACTCGCCACCCAGGGGACACTTTCAGGTCTCAAGTTCCCTCCCTGTACTGAGGTGAGAGCAGTGACGATGGACCTTGTGCCGCTTTACTACTCACTCCCTTCTGATTTCCCGTGTCCGTGAAGTACTTGTACCAACTCCAGAAGTCCGAGTGCTGCTTATACCAGCTGATGTTTCTTCTGTTCCGTGTCATCTTTTTGAGAGAAGAGTCATCGTCCATCTGCCCTTCGCTGGCATCTCCAGCTGGCATGTGATTTTAGAAAAGATTTTTACTGACTCTTACTATCACTAAGCAGGGGCACATAACGcaggtgggtgggtgtgtgtgtgtgtgtgtgtgtggggacaggGGCAAGTTGAGGAGAAGAACCCGCTCAACATCCTTTACTTACCATCTCCTTTTGGGCGCTGCCCCATTGGACCAGCAACCAGGAGAGCtggaaaaaggggggaaataaaggagaaagaggaggagaagaaaggcTGGTTTTTCAGGGGTCGCGACCACATCTGTGCTGGAAATATAGTGAAACACTCAGCAGCCACCAGCGCCGCAGGCACAAGTGAGGGCTCTTTGAAGAGCCGCACAAGGGAGGTAGGCTGCCTGGCATCTGGCACGGTGGGGGTACCGCGGTGATAGGCTACCCATAAAACTACAAAGCGGGGGGGTATGCCCAAAGGCAGCCCCTAATTACCACTGAGTCGTAAAACACAGCAACAAAAACCCATCAGGTCagctatatacacacacgcacacaattaTTTTTCACGTTTTTCCTTCTAAATTGAACGAACTTCCAGGAAGTCAATGGGGGCCAACAGCAgtaaaagtagttttttttttttttagaactgcTCCATTAATCTCACATCACAAGACCCAGCCAGGCACAAAACAGTGTTGGTCTTAGATGGCGGAAAGGAGGAGACTTCCATCCATGGTCTCGTTCTAAAAGCCATCACAGCCCATCCACATCTGGGGCAGGTGTGCTCAGACAGCAAGTCGCCATTTCTGTCATTGAAGCCCATCAGGATGGAGATATACAACAGGTCATAGTACGAGACCCAGGGCAGCAGAGGCCCGTGGGTAGCGCTGCTTCGACACAGTACCTGGCAGCTTTGGGATAAGATCTGAGTCCAGCACAGTTTGTACAGAGAATCCATGTTTGCCCTGTGcaggtttctgctgggtgctctggtttcctcccacaatccaaagacatgcttttcaggtgaagtggCATTGCTTATTTACCCAGAGGGAGTGAATGTGTGCACATGCGGTTACCCTGTGATGTGCTACCCCTCTTAGCCTAGCGCCCagggattctgggataggctccggactacCGCCATCTTGACAGTGGTACGTGGTGAACGAGAATGAGTGAGTGAACACATGTACAGATACACGTAGCTGGTATTTATTATGAATGTtttcaacattcattttaatcagATACTTAAGACAATACTCTATAGTTTTTTGTTTCTACACTGTCACCCTCAAACGTCACTCTTTGGGCTACACACCAACCTGATGGGATGATTCTGAGTGTCGGCCGCAGATCCTTCTCACCTGGTAAGAGTGCCGTTGTGAGCAGCAGACCAgtggagagaaaggaaaaggacGGGCCTCCACAGCGAGCCATCATCAGCTTGTCCCCGGTCCCTGacgagagacacacacacgcgtgtaCGCATGTCACTCGGTTCTGAAGCAGGTAAccgcagtgctgtgaaaaactgCACAGCTGGAAGCTTTACCCTGACGAAGGGCACCGTCAtgagatgcagacacatgcagCTAATTATGCTGAGTGTATTAGCAGTTTTCCAGGAAAAGTGAGAGAGTAGTGTAAACTGGTGTAaattcctgctgtaggaccccaACAGAAAATGTTGTTGTTCTTGGACATTTGATATTCCTTCAACATCACTGGGGTTTCATCACTTGATCCAAGTCTCTGAGCGATGTGTCCATGGCGGCGACAAACTAGTGCTGAAAGTAATCATAGCCAAGGAATTATCTGTGTcccatgaaaaacacattttatagtGCAAGACACAACCTGTTAATAAAATCATTGCATAAAActgatttgttctttttatgagtCATAGCTCTCACCTCCTGTGGGACATGGAGCCATCCAACACTGTAACCCTGATAAAGTACTGCACACTGAGCAATCTGTACACTCACAATGTCGTGACATTTTAAACGCAGTGCACATCCCATTATCAGCCAGCTGATATTGCAATTCAGCATCTTTTGTTCATCGTTACACATTATAGAAAACCGTATCTgcacaaaataacacaataatgCATCTGTCATTATTGTACTTCTGGCCCATGTAGCTtctaaatgtttctgtaaaggTCCATGTACAATCTTACCCTTGCAGGTTAGGAAGATGGTCTTTGGTCCGTAGTTCCTGGAATTGAGCGAGGACCCTCCGAGGGAGAGTGCATTCACAAGCACCTTGCTCTTTGGACACGGGGGCAGTTGGCCAACGGAACCCGAGTCCTTTTGAACCGTACCTCTGCAATGGCTTCCGGACGGAGAGTGGCAGCAGCCCATGGCGAGGCAGCATTTTATACACCCCTTTGGATAATTAAAACCAAAAGGTGTCTCCCGCAGCAGGGGATTTGCTCTTAGCTACAGTGCGATTGGTTAAGGCCACTGGAAACAGCCAGCCAATGGGAGTGTGTAATTAGGTGTGAGAGCAAGCAGCAGAAAGACAAC
The window above is part of the Scleropages formosus chromosome 19, fSclFor1.1, whole genome shotgun sequence genome. Proteins encoded here:
- the LOC108927582 gene encoding adiponectin-like — translated: MTMMWALMLSLLLAGRPGLSWGQEDSSAEPCARWMGGVPGTPGHDGLPGRDGRDGKNGEKGDAGDPGTPGGKGEPGALGAEGPPGPRGFPGNPGLKGARGESSFTYRSAFSVGLVSPVESANVPIRFLKIFYNEQHHYDDVSGKFRCALPGLYYFTYHLAVSGKDVKVSLYKSNKPVVFTFDQFQPGNLDQASGAVILQLIAGDEVWLQVYGEEEFSGVYTDSTIDSTFTGFLLYPNLPVDPLANRRR
- the and1 gene encoding actinodin1; amino-acid sequence: MGCCHSPSGSHCRGTVQKDSGSVGQLPPCPKSKVLVNALSLGGSSLNSRNYGPKTIFLTCKGTGDKLMMARCGGPSFSFLSTGLLLTTALLPALLVAGPMGQRPKGDAGDASEGQMDDDSSLKKMTRNRRNISWYKQHSDFWSWYKYFTDTGNQKGVQDLDRIYLSYLQNKNRAEGRRSYDLYLRHLGEIYKSCAESDNPDCVTSYMSRPKGREEASRPAPVKACDPYRDPYCLRSRGRLAAMAPAGVKGPAPIRAPAAQASAPAPAKSTGLGSYYYYAPVAQPFLSAQQQAELLRICDAKDVECLQYHLRAAYGYRAASAPAPSYAHLGCDPGRDANCEPRAALKSPSDSYHSYPTCDPNYDPYCIPSSAPAEQPCNPVFDDNCNPLTASKLSSRRKAEHESDLRDEPVSSAACDPHYDPYCLYNSAAALQKQPGSPPHAVPHVPLGAEEESRHHLGPRGKTKEGYDCYMFYDKECLPLGAQDNSQASGASLLRRAPARTSYEDTGSNCHPYNPACGRKAPQHSAAGEAYEPHLNPDGTRNGVVEPDPDCDPEYDRNCRLRRADEPKVPTGAVARDTRREEEGGPRERQDEQTRHKEPFRETPGYDEQRYEPYQSGQEEPYAAYPPQEHMATRLEEFMGEYGEQVPKYDDSQDRRFYSGEYRKK